The Candidatus Eremiobacterota bacterium genome segment GCCGCTCAAGGAGCGCGCGGGGATCGCCGTATTGCGCGGGAACCTCGCGCCGGACGGCGCGGTCATCAAGCCGTCGGCCGCGACGCCGGCGCTGCTCACCCACCGTGGCCGCGCCGTCGTGTTCGAGAGCATCGAAGATTTCAAAGCGCGCATCGACGATCCGCAGCTCGACGTCGACGAGACGTGCGTGCTGGTGCTGAAAGGCGCCGGTCCGCGCGGGTATCCCGGGATGCCGGAGACCGGCAACTTGCCGCTCCCGCCGAAGCTGCTCGCGAAGGGCGTCACCGACATGGTGCGCATCTCCGACGCGCGGATGAGCGGGACGGCGTACGGGACGGTCGTTTTGCATACCTCGCCCGAGTCGGCCGCGGGCGGTCCGCTGGCGCTCGTGCAGAACGGCGATCGGATCGAGCTCGACGTCCCCAACCGCCGCGTGGAGCTGCTCGTAGACAATGCGGAGATCGCGCGCCGCCGCGCGGCCTGGAAGCCGGCGCCGCCCGCGTTCGCGCGCGGCTACGCGAAGCTCTACACCGAGCACGTCCTGGGCGCCGACCGCGGCGCGGACTTCGACTTCCTCGTCGGCGGAAGCGGCTCGGCGGTCGCGCGCGAGATGCACTGACGTTTCGGCGAACGGTTTGCAGGGATACGGGATTTGGCGCAGGATATTTTTGCGCAACGCCCCTGCGCATTGAGAGAGGACGTCCATGAGCCATCCTGACCGACGCCGATTCCTGGAGTTGTCCGCCGCCGGGATCGGCGGGGCTGCGCTTGCGGGGGGCTGGCCCGCGACGGCGTACGCCGCGGAAACTTCGCCGTTCAAGCCCGAGAAGGGTGCCACGCTGCAGCTCTTGCGCTGGAAAGGCTTCGTCGCGAAAGACGACGAGATCTGGGCGGCCAACACCGCCAAGTTCGAGAAGGCGACCGGCATCAAGGTCACCATCGACTCGCTGAGCTGGCCCGACGTCACGCCGAAGGCCGCGCTCGCCGCGCAAGTCGGCTCCGGCCCCGACATCATCATGGGCTGGAACGACGATCCGTTCGTGTATCCCGACAAATTGGTCGACATGAGCGACCTTGCGGACTACCTCGGCAAGGCGCACGGCGGCTATTTCGACACGGCGCGCACGTACTGCTACGACCCCGAGGTCAAACGCTGGGTCTCGCAGCCGATCGGCGTCACCGGCAACGCGCTCGTGTACCGCAAGAGCTACGCCAAAGAAGCGGGCTTCCCTGAGTTTCCGAAGGACTTCGACGGGATGCTCAAGCTCGCGCGCGGCCTGAAGAAAGGCGGTCACCCGTGCGGGTTCTCGCTCGGCCACGCCGTCGGCGACGCGAACGGCTGGACGCACTGGCTCCTGTGGGGCTTCGGCGCGAAGCAGGCCAATCCGGACAACTCGGTCGCGATCAACTCGCCGGAGACGCAGCACGCGCTCGAGTACGCGAAGCAGCTCTACGAAACGATGATGCCGGGCGTGGCGGGCTGGCTCGACCCGAACAACAATCAGGCGTTTCTCGCCGGCCAATGCGGTCTCACGATGAACGGCATCAGCATCTGGGTCTCGGCGAAGGACGATCCCAAGCTCTATCCTGACACCGCCAACGTTCTGCCGCCGATCGGCCCGAGCAAACAGCACACGATCTTCAACAACTTCACCTCCGCGTTCATCTTCAAGTATAGCAAATACCCAAACGCGGCGAAGGAGTACCTGCGCTTCATGCTCGACACGGCGCAGGCCGATCCGTGGGTCACCGGGATGGCGGGCTACGTGACGCCCGCGCTCAAGGCTTACGCCGAGCTGCCGGTATGGACGTCGAACCCGAACATCACGCCGTACCGCGACACGATGGCCGGCGCGAAGTTCGACGGCTTCAACGGGAAGCCGGGCAAAGCGGCGGCACAGGCGCTCGACGAGTTCGTGATCGTCGACATGTTCGCGGACCACTGCGTGAACAACATGGCGGCGAAGGACGCGATCGCCAAGGCCGAAAAGCGGCTGGCGACCATCTACAAGCGTTGACCGAACGCGCGCCGTTCCTCGCGCGGCTCGACTCGCCGCGGGTGCTGGGCTATCTGCTCGTCGCACCCGCGGCGTTGCTGTTGCTGGGTTTGCTCGCCTATCCGCTGGTGCTCGGCGTCTGGCTGAGCCTGACGAGCGCGACGCTCGGCGATCCGGGCGTGTTCGTCGGACTGAAGAACTACGCGACGATCCTGCAGGACCCGATCTTCCGCGGCGCGGCGGGGTTCGCGGTGCTCTACACCGTCTGCGCGGAGATCGGCAAGCTCACGCTGGGGCTGGCGCTGGCGCTGCTGGTCAACCAGCGCTTTCGCGGCTACCGCGCGGCGCGCTCGTTGATGCTCTTGCCGTGGGTCGCGCCGACGGTGCTCTCGGCGCTGGCGTGGCTGTGGCTGCTCGACCCGCAGTTCAGCGCGCTGAGCTGGCTGCTGATCAAGCTGCACCTCATTCGCAGCAACATCGATTTTCTCGGCAACGCCTGGGGCGCGCGGTTCTCGCTGATCGCGGTGAACATCTGGCGCGGCTTGCCGTACTTCGCGATCGGCTATCTGGCCGGCTTGCAGGGCATTCCCAAGGACCTCTACGAGGCGGCGGCGATCGACGGTGCGTCGGGCTGGCAGTCGTTCCGGCGCATCACCTGGCCGCTGCTCGCGCCCATCACCACCATCCTGGTCGCGTTCTCGTCGATCTTCACGCTCACCGATTTCCAGCTCATCTGGACGATGACGCGCGGCGGTCCGACCGATTCCACGCAGGTGTTCACCACGCTGGCCTACCAGCGCGCGATCACCGGCGGGCAACTCGGCGAGGGCGCCGCGATCGCCGTCGCGCCGATCGTGTTCATGATCGTGCTGGCGTTTTTCGTCGTGCGCGCGGTTCGGGAGCGCTGAGATGGTGCTGCGCCGGCTGCGGGTCTACGTGCCCATCGCGCTGTACGCGGTGTTCCTGCTGCTGCCGTTCTACTGGATGCTGCTCACCACGTTCAAGCCGGACGCCGACCTGCTGAAGACCGACATCAACCCGTTCCTGATCTACCACGTCACCGTCTCGCACATCACCGGCCTGCTCACGACGACGCAGTACTGGCAGTGGTTCGCGAACACGCTCTTCGTCGCGGTCGCCTCGACGGTGGTGAGCGTGTTCGTCTCGTACATCACCGCGTACGCGATCATCCGGCTGCGCTTCCCGGGCTCGGAAGTGGTGAGCACCGCGATCTTCCTGGCCTACATCGTCCCGCCGGCGATCCTGTTCATCCCGCTCGCGACGATCATCATCCAGCTCCACTGGTTCGACCAGCTCTGGGCGCTGGTGCCGATCTACGCGACGTTCCTGGTCCCGTTCTGCACCTGGCTGCTGATCGGGTTCCTGAAGAACATCCCGCGCGAGCTCGAAGAGGCGGCGCGGGTCGACGGCGCGAGCAACTTCGCGATCATCTGGCGCATCATCTTCCCGATCGCGGTCCCCGGGCTGATCTCGGCGGCGATCTTCTCCTTCACCCTGTCGTGGAACGAGTATCTCTACGCGCTCGTGTACATGTCCTCGTCGGCGCACAAGACGGTCTCGGTCGGCATGATCACCGAGCTGATCCGCGGTGACCGCTTCCAATGGGGCGAGCTGATGGCCGGCGCCCTGATCGGCGTCCTCCCCGCGGTCCTGCTCTACTTCTTCTTCGTCG includes the following:
- a CDS encoding carbohydrate ABC transporter permease — protein: MVLRRLRVYVPIALYAVFLLLPFYWMLLTTFKPDADLLKTDINPFLIYHVTVSHITGLLTTTQYWQWFANTLFVAVASTVVSVFVSYITAYAIIRLRFPGSEVVSTAIFLAYIVPPAILFIPLATIIIQLHWFDQLWALVPIYATFLVPFCTWLLIGFLKNIPRELEEAARVDGASNFAIIWRIIFPIAVPGLISAAIFSFTLSWNEYLYALVYMSSSAHKTVSVGMITELIRGDRFQWGELMAGALIGVLPAVLLYFFFVEYYVAGVSGSVKE
- a CDS encoding sugar ABC transporter permease yields the protein MDVEPEHHAVPRHDGRREVRRLQREAGQSGGTGARRVRDRRHVRGPLREQHGGEGRDRQGRKAAGDHLQALTERAPFLARLDSPRVLGYLLVAPAALLLLGLLAYPLVLGVWLSLTSATLGDPGVFVGLKNYATILQDPIFRGAAGFAVLYTVCAEIGKLTLGLALALLVNQRFRGYRAARSLMLLPWVAPTVLSALAWLWLLDPQFSALSWLLIKLHLIRSNIDFLGNAWGARFSLIAVNIWRGLPYFAIGYLAGLQGIPKDLYEAAAIDGASGWQSFRRITWPLLAPITTILVAFSSIFTLTDFQLIWTMTRGGPTDSTQVFTTLAYQRAITGGQLGEGAAIAVAPIVFMIVLAFFVVRAVRER